The nucleotide window CAGTTCTCGGGGCTGGAGGTGAGTCTTGGTCCTCGGTGAAGCTCTCGGGGCTGCCGTCCCCGTCTGGCAGACTCCCACAGCTGGACCCGGGCGACAACGTGCCCTGGAGGAGGAGGTCGTCCTCCCTGGCCAGTCCCACCCCGTCCTGACGAGGGCCCTGGGGTCCACCCTCACGGCCCCCCACCAGCAGCCCTGTCCCATCACCCACGCCCACGGTGGCCCCTCCGTCCTGGTCGTCCAGCAGGTTGGACAGGAAGCTGATGTACTTCATGGCCAGACGCAGGATCTCGTTCTTGCTCAGCTTCTTGTCCGGTGGGTGAGTAGGGATGAGCTTGCGGAGCTCGGAGAACGCCCCGTTGACATTCTGCTGCCGCCAGCGCTCCCGGCTGTTGGTGAAGATCCGCCTTACGATCTTTGGTTGGCCAGCTggcggaggagaggaagaggggaggggagtggaggggaggaaagaggagtaATGGGAAAGATACGGGATGTGGGAAAGGGGATGCACAAATGAAGAGTAAGACTCAGTCAGTCCAAATGTCGTATTCTCTCAAATTCTGCCTTGATGTTTGTCTTATCTGCTCTACAGAATATACTTGGTCACTTTAGATGTAATCCTTCCTCTTCACAAAGTAAATTGAAAAGCGACAAAGTGATGAGAATGTTTTAATGGTGGTAAAGTAGTCGAGGGAGATACAAAATGAGAATAGCGGCATGACAGAAGCCAGCGTAAAGGTGGTGACGAGTGACTGCATTTTCTATTTCTGAAGACAGCTCTACGGTGCCTTGGTTAACAAGCTGGTTATGTATTGCAAAGCAACCAGAAGTGGGACTCTTTAAACACTCTAGCACAAGATATAACACAGTGAGCTGACCAATTTATTTAGACAACAGCACTTTTATAATCTGTATACATGTGCTTGTCTATGCTCTGCCATATGTGAAGAGGTTCCTGAGTTTGACACACCGATTACATTATTGGGTTGGCGAGCACAGTGCCGCGGGATGGACTCTAATCTTGGCTTTGCTACGTCGATGTCAGAAGTGGGATAGGAGACGCAGCGGGTAACGTAAATGTATGTTATCCATTATCATATATTTCCCAATGTGGTGTTTAATATAATTGTACATATAGCCAATGAATAACACCTGCGGCTCGCGTCTGAAACTGTGGGATGCATTTGAGAAATACAATATCCCGTTGGTGTACAGTATACCATTTCTTTCTCTTGGAACACACCCAGCCTCCCGTAATCTGCCAGCTTACTATGCAGCAAAGCCTTggcaaggtggcagctaactccctccaccctcccccacaCTATTTGACTGTGAGTGGTTGATCGAGGACACGAGACGCTGTATCCTACAGATGTTTCTAATAAGCTAAAACCATAGATATCTTATTCGACATCATTGACTAGTTTTGGAGATTTGTTTAGGAGTGCTCTATAGATTGATGGTCGGTCGGTAGCCTATTTTCTTCAATACCTGCCCATGTTGCGGCCATGTTCGTTGGATAAACGGAATGGGGTGATATTGGGATGAGGAGAGGATTGAGAAGAAGACTGTGAGCAGCAGGAGGACACAGCAGAGGTGCGTCTTACCATACTTAGAAAGATCTAAAAATGTGCCTACCCTCGTCGAGCTCAACCTCGTAAGGCGCAGGACGGCGCTTTACCCTGTTGCTGGGGTACATGCCGTACTGTTCCGACTCCCCTCCAAGACTAGTGGCAGAGAATAGATATGAGAAACAGGTACACATACTAccatacacacatactaccatacacacatactaccatacacacatactaccatacacacatactaccatacacacatactaccatacacacatactaccatacacacatactaccatacacacatactaccatacacacatactaccatacacacatactaccatacacacatactaccatacacacatactaccatacacacatactaccatacaCACATGCTAccatacacacatactaccatacacacatactaccatacacacatactaccatacacacatactaccatacacacatactaccatacacacatactaccatacaCACAAACTACTTACACACAGGCACATATACAACAGCTTACCAATATGATGTGTAGGCAATACCAAAATCTTTCATGTAATGTATAGCCTTATTATAGCCCCGTATTATATGACATACAGATGGTCTCCGTGTCCAAAGTGTAACACATCCGTTACATAGGCACAAGTAGTCTAACCTGAAATCTTCGATATTCAGACTAATAAACAGAAATAAATCTGACTGCAATGAATCAacacaggtagcctagaggtgaAGGCTCTGACAAATACCTTTGTGAAGGTGAATGAGCCAATTGCCTAGATAACAAGCTACTACATTCACTTTTCTGTTTCTCCGTAATTTAGGTTTATAGGTAGGCTATAAAAGACCATGTTTTGATGTAGGCTATACCTGTAAGTAATAATTTACAAAGGATTAGGCCTATCCTGCCACAAAAATAAACGAAGATGAATAACGTATAGACGTCTATAGGCTATAATTATAGGCTATATTATTTAGGGGGGGGGGCAATCAGGACAATATTTTTCAAAGCTATATTATAGTTTATTTTACTTTACCTGTTGATGGCAGCGAGAGGTTGCGCCAAGTTGTAGAGCATTGCTCGCGCCGGGAGAGGGAACGCGTTTGGGCTCAGCTGAACCATTCGAGCGTCGATCAGCGCGTCTCGGTGCGGCAGCGGCAACGGCACGGGTGGTCTGCGAAGCTCCGTGATCGGTACCGTTTGACTGTCGGTTCTCTGCTGTCCCGTCTTTATATCGTCTCTCCTCAAGAGCTCGATCACTGGTACTTCCCTTTTCAGGTCAAGGGCGTCGTAAGCGGTTTCCTTGGCAACGCCGTTTAGGATGATGGTCCCGTTGCGCGTGTTCCGCAGAGGCGCGTCATCTGTCTTAACCCTTTCCCCAGTGAAGTTCCCCTCCTTCGAGTCCTCCAGGTCTTGGCACCCATTCTCCCTGATGGAATCCTGCTTCAGCGGGATGCATGATTTGGCACCGGGACTTCCAGGACAAAGATCCAGCTTCATTTTTTCCATAATTTCATCACGTTGGAGTTATATCCTATGAAATGTCTCTCTATAAATCAGCTGTCGAAAACACCACACTGTGGGGCAGAAAACTACTTTGTAAATGCATGCAATAAAAGAGGACTGATATAGAAACATTATTGTTGTTGATTCAGGTCAAGGCAGTCAACAAAGGCATTTCCCGATAATTTCATCACTCCACGATTCCATCATTATAAggctgttattaatctgtgtagGGCAGTTGGCATAGGCCTACATGTATCCTATAAAGCACCACATATATACATTTCGTATAGACTATCAAGAAAATTGCCCCTAAAATGCAGGCATCTGCGCATCAAATGTTAACATGCTTTCAATTCAGAACTGGTGGTAAATGTCCTCATCAATGCTACAAATATACTGTGATTCGCAACTCGTTGCAATGTTGTTTTGGATACTATGGTTGTTTTATTTTCCCCCAACATGTTGGATTAGACCCTAGATAAATCCTATAAGGCTGATCGAAGGGTTCGCTATTAGGAAACCAAAATAGACCAGGCCTTGTAATTCTCCAAAGAGCCTACCTATGGCCATGTTTGAGTGCACCACACTGAATATTATTCAGAAAATAAGTAATAAATGCAGTTTGAAAAGCGAACACAATGGATATGAATCAAGCGCGGGGCACGTTACGAGAGGTCAGTGAAAAACATAAGTGACTGCCTTTGATCGCCAATGGTGTTGTTCAGCGAAATCATTTCCACTTCAAACTACTGTTTTTAAACGTCCGTTATTCTAATTTGAAAAACAGTGACCAATGCCTATATGGAGCAAGCATTCAATATGACATTTAAAATGAAAATTGGTGTTGCTGTTTTCGAAAATGACCTTTTCTTCAAATCCTATAACAAAAACATTTAGCGAGAAAAGCCGTCTGGATTGTGAGCATTAACTTGAAATATTTCCTTTTGAAATGACCTATTAGGCCTATTTAATTTGATCATGTGAAATAATGTATTATTAACAATATAGTAAGTGAATCTCATTCTTAATTGTCTTTATTGTTGAAACAAACCTCATCAAAATGGCTTTTCTCTGAGGGATTTTCGTTTCTATGGTTAAAGCTATAGCCTACGATCCAATAGGCAGTCACTTCGATTATAGATTGCATCAGACATTTGGAACAAAGGTTGACATCACCGAGCTATTGTTCGAATGTTTGATTTATTTTTCGTTCCCTTTTAGATTCTATCGATGCTGTAGTACTAACATGTGTAGCCTACCATAACCCAAAACAACGAAGAAACCACAAGCCAATCCTTTTGAACTGTAGGATAATAATATAGCTTACCATTGTCAATGAGACAATAACAATAATTATTCATATTCATACAATCATTAAAATAGGCCAAAACAATCACACAAAACCGTTTCGAACCAATAGCCACATAATTATTTATGATTCGCCTATAATTGTTTAAAAATAAATCCCTAAAAAGAATAGGGCCTAATGCGTTCCTAATGTATTCTAAAGTGGCCAACCATCGAACAATAACGAAAAAACACTTCAAACACACTCCTAATTGTAATTCAAAAATATTTAGCGTGCAAATCCCAGGCATGGAAAAAGGAAATATCGATTAATTTTATGCGCTTACCGTTCCCGACGTCTTGTTGATGCTAGTGTGAAAGTGGAGCCATTTTGTGAGTGGGTCATCCATGTCTGAGGTTTTTTTTAGTGCCGGTGAAGTGCAGTGTGGAACTGGAAGTGAGGTTTGAGTTATTCCTCACTGCGTCCAGCGCGCCCGCTCAGTATGGGGAGCGGAACACGAGCGCAATGTGGCCAGGCGAGATAAGCGCACGGCAGCGGACTCTTCGTTCCTGATAAGCCACTAAACCCATTATTTATGAAATGATTCATTATTATTTGGCTGTCGTAGGCTATATAGGCTTGTGGAGGGCAAAGCATAAAGACATATGGATGCAGCTCCAGAAACTACAACGATGCGAGGTATAGGCAAAAGGTGAATCTATGTGGTTATATTTTCCTGATATTATTCCGCCCCTGGAAAATAAACAAACAAGTCTGTAAGGTACAATATGTTTATCTTTGTCGTGCATAAGGCTTA belongs to Oncorhynchus gorbuscha isolate QuinsamMale2020 ecotype Even-year linkage group LG22, OgorEven_v1.0, whole genome shotgun sequence and includes:
- the LOC124009736 gene encoding T-cell acute lymphocytic leukemia protein 1-like — translated: MEKMKLDLCPGSPGAKSCIPLKQDSIRENGCQDLEDSKEGNFTGERVKTDDAPLRNTRNGTIILNGVAKETAYDALDLKREVPVIELLRRDDIKTGQQRTDSQTVPITELRRPPVPLPLPHRDALIDARMVQLSPNAFPLPARAMLYNLAQPLAAINSLGGESEQYGMYPSNRVKRRPAPYEVELDEAGQPKIVRRIFTNSRERWRQQNVNGAFSELRKLIPTHPPDKKLSKNEILRLAMKYISFLSNLLDDQDGGATVGVGDGTGLLVGGREGGPQGPRQDGVGLAREDDLLLQGTLSPGSSCGSLPDGDGSPESFTEDQDSPPAPRTVPVPRGRDLRRNARPQDGGSQR